From one Culex quinquefasciatus strain JHB chromosome 3, VPISU_Cqui_1.0_pri_paternal, whole genome shotgun sequence genomic stretch:
- the LOC119769626 gene encoding putative serine protease K12H4.7 yields MRAIFIVALAALVALASAAAPRTKQNVEASRKLVQQMLTKRLSPSVSPAGPAKRIVIENFFTTRIDHFNAQNTDEWTLRYLTLSDWYMPGGPILIHLGGNQPIQPNMVDESSLIYEMAREMHGIVFAFETRFYGQSWVTEDVSTDNLRLLNTDQILADLAEFVNYVRLDVLKNEYAHVMVAGAGFGGSLATWFRVRYPHLADAAWSSGGQHNALMDFQEFAEAWGETLIDHGSQSCYNEIFVAFHVMQNLIDAGLEEIIFEKFNICHELDPENTLQIQYFFSTMMTAIEMYTLRNGDLTDFSEVCTDLTEVDMPTAVDSFANWFNTKFAEDIGCVVSDLDFAIEAFSETDWNSAFVQLGARQALYQECTEFGWFLTTDSDNQPFGSRVNLELYSETCRRVFGEWITYESIYYATQRANNRFGALSPRINFIHFTHGAEDPWRMVSIRNDLNTEALLDVIPNELAGSDLGAISEDDSEELQEVKRRVKALMSYYLFPAGPRKMAKEELTAGEL; encoded by the exons ATGCGAGCCATCTTCATCGTGGCTCTAGCCGCCTTGGTGGCCTTGGCGTCCGCTGCCGCACCAAGAACCAAGCAGAACGTCGAAGCGAGTCGCAAGCTGGTACAGCAGATGCTGACCAAGCGACTGTCCCCGAGTGTCTCCCCGGCGGGCCCCGCCAAGCGGATCGTGATCGAGAACTTCTTCACCACTCGCATCGATCACTTCAACGCGCAAAACACGGACGAGTGGACGTTGCGGTACTTGACGCTAAGCGATTGGTACATGCCGGGTGGGCCGATTCTGATCCACCTGGGCGGCAATCAGCCGATTCAGCCCAACATGGTGGACGAGTCCTCGTTGATTTACGAAATGGCCCGTGAGATGCACGGAATTGTGTTTGCGTTCGAGACGCGGTTCTACGGACAGAGCTGGGTTACCGA AGACGTGAGTACCGACAACCTGCGGCTCTTGAACACCGATCAAATCCTCGCCGATCTTGCTGAGTTCGTCAACTACGTTCGACTTGATGTACTGAAGAATGAATACGCTCACGTGATGGTGGCCGGTGCAGGCTTCGGAGGATCGCTCGCCACGTGGTTCCGCGTGCGCTACCCTCACTTGGCGGATGCCGCCTGGTCTTCCGGAGGTCAGCACAACGCCCTCATGGACTTCCAGGAGTTTGCCGAGGCCTGGGGCGAGACGCTGATCGATCACGGCAGTCAAAGCTGCTACAACGAGATCTTCGTTGCGTTCCACGTGATGCAGAACTTGATCGATGCCGGTTTAGAGGAGataattttcgaaaagttcaacaTCTGCCACGAACTCGACCCGGAAAATACGCTACAGATTCAGTACTTCTTCAGCACCATGATGACCGCCATCGAGATGTACACGCTGCGCAATGGAGA TCTCACCGACTTCTCCGAAGTTTGCACCGACCTCACGGAAGTGGACATGCCCACAGCGGTCGACTCCTTCGCCAACTGGTTCAACACCAAGTTCGCCGAAGACATTGGCTGTGTCGTGTCGGATCTGGACTTTGCCATCGAAGCGTTCAGCGAAACCGACTGGAACTCGGCCTTTGTCCAGCTCGGCGCTCGCCAGGCCCTGTACCAGGAGTGCACCGAGTTCGGTTGGTTCCTGACAACCGACTCGGACAACCAGCCCTTCGGCAGTCGCGTCAACCTGGAGCTCTACTCGGAAACGTGCCGGCGCGTGTTTGGCGAATGGATCACGTACGAGTCCATCTACTACGCGACGCAGCGGGCCAACAACCGGTTCGGAGCTCTGTCCCCGCGAATCAACTTTATCCACTTCACGCACGGAGCAGAAGATCCGTGGCGGATGGTCAGTATTAGAAACGATCTGAACACGGAAGCGCTGCTCGATGTCATCCCGAATGAACTGGCCGGGTCGGATTTGGGGGCCATTTCGGAGGATGATTCCGAAGAGCTGCAGGAGGTCAAGCGTAGGGTGAAGGCACTGATGAGCTATTATCTGTTTCCGGCGGGACCAAGGAAGATGGCGAAGGAAGAGTTGACAGCTGGTGAATTATAA
- the LOC6041196 gene encoding thymus-specific serine protease, which translates to MRPILLLLALVALASSAVVPRTRRNHAASRAIIQHMLTKGLYSEESVESTSSSDRDERIVVENYFTTRLNHFNHQQREDWTLRYLSVTEHYRPGGPILIRLSGNGPVRRDMINESSLITELAREMGGAVYAFETRFYGMSKPTNDVNTEIMRFLKTDQIMADLVEFIIYLKRDVFRDENMPVLVSGAGYGGALATWFRVRYPHMGDAAWSSGGYHEAVLDFSDFAESWSETLVDYGSQQCYNELFVAFNVMQNLIDIGMTDMLYEKLNICTEIDPEDSLQVQYFFSTLMTAVEMHTLRNRNLTDFSTFCDELLSTEAATAVEAFTTWFNSRFTEDEGCIVTDLQTVVDAFRQTDWDSPLVANGARQWMYQQCAEFGWFQTTNSAYQPFGNRVTVELHAEICRMVFGEWATEETILQAAERTNNRFAALTPNTRRIHFTSGAEDPWRAVTIREDLGGRATADVIPGILSGSEMKATSENDSEELRAAKRRIKTVLKDYILRPSGGGNPGGPGGPGGPGGPGNL; encoded by the exons ATGCGGCCAATTCTGCTACTGCTCGCGCTTGTTGCGTTGGCGTCGTCTGCTGTTGTACCTCGAACAAGGCGAAACCATGCTGCTAGTCGGGCGATAATTCAGCACATGCTGACGAAGGGATTGTACTCGGAAGAGTCCGTCGAGTCTACCAGCAGCAGTGATCGAGATGAGCGTATTGTGGTCGAGAACTACTTCACGACCCGGCTAAACCACTTTAATCATCAGCAACGGGAGGACTGGACTTTGCGGTATCTCTCTGTTACGGAGCACTACAGGCCGGGAGGTCCCATCTTGATTCGCTTGTCCGGAAATGGACCCGTTCGGCGGGATATGATCAACGAATCTTCGCTGATCACCGAGCTGGCTCGAGAAATGGGCGGGGCTGTGTATGCATTTGAAACACGATTTTACGGCATGAGCAAGCCCACCAATGACGTCAACACGGAAATTATGCGCTTTTTGAAAACCGATCAGATCATGGCCGATTTGGTGGAGTTCATCATTTATCTGAAGCGTGACGTGTTCCGGGATGAGAACATGCCGGTGTTGGTGTCGGGCGCAGGTTACGGAGGAGCGTTGGCCACGTGGTTCCGCGTCCGATATCCTCACATGGGTGATGCCGCCTGGTCTTCTGGAGGATACCACGAAGCTGTGCTGGATTTTAGCGACTTTGCCGAATCCTGGAGTGAGACGCTGGTCGATTACGGCAGTCAACAATGCTACAACGAACTTTTCGTTGCGTTTAACGTGATGCAAAACCTGATCGATATCGGTATGACCGATATGCTGTACGAGAAGCTGAACATCTGCACCGAAATTGACCCGGAGGATAGTCTCCAGGTGCAGTACTTCTTCAGCACGCTGATGACCGCCGTAGAAATGCACACCCTGCGCAATAGAAA CTTGACCGACTTTTCCACCTTCTGCGACGAACTCCTCAGTACGGAAGCCGCCACAGCTGTCGAAGCGTTCACCACCTGGTTCAACTCGCGCTTCACCGAGGACGAAGGTTGCATCGTGACGGATCTCCAAACCGTAGTCGATGCGTTCCGCCAAACAGACTGGGACTCCCCGTTGGTGGCTAACGGAGCCCGTCAATGGATGTACCAACAGTGTGCCGAGTTTGGCTGGTTCCAGACAACCAACTCAGCGTATCAACCGTTTGGAAACCGCGTCACCGTTGAGCTGCACGCGGAAATTTGTCGCATGGTGTTCGGTGAATGGGCAACGGAGGAAACCATCCTGCAAGCCGCGGAACGTACCAACAATCGCTTTGCGGCGCTTACGCCAAACACGAGGCGAATCCACTTCACCAGTGGGGCGGAAGATCCCTGGAGGGCGGTGACGATCAGGGAAGATCTGGGCGGACGGGCCACCGCCGACGTTATACCGGGTATACTGAGCGGTTCCGAAATGAAGGCCACCTCGGAGAATGATTCGGAGGAGCTGCGAGCAGCTAAGAGGAGGATAAAGACTGTGCTGAAAGATTACATACTGCGACCGAGTGGTGGAGGTAATCCGGGAGGACCGGGAGGGCCAGGCGGCCCAGGAGGTCCTGGAAACTTAtaa
- the LOC6041192 gene encoding putative serine protease K12H4.7: MHQLTVLGLVLVAVTCSALPSSSDGHKRIVVENFFTTRVNNLNPQRNERWTMRYFSVTEFYEAGGPILIWLGGNAPIQEYMIDESSLLYDLARQMNGAIFAFESRFYGQNRATEDVTVESLYLLSTYQIMGDLAEFVTYLRRNVVHDEDAPVLVSGAGYGGALATWFRVHYPHLADAAWSSGGTHKAVMSFSEYAEAWGQTLINYGGQACYNEIFVAFHVMQYLIDMGLEEILFEKFNLCTEINLQDNLEVQHFFRMMMKAVQEFTLENDNLTDFTNFCDALMTPNMPTALDSFAKWFNTVYAKDEICTTVDLQSTIQNLKQSDWTSPSVQSGQRQWLYQKCAEFGWFPTTDSPYQPFGSRVQTELYTEMCREVFGDFFQPDSITRAVQRFNHRFGELTPDVRRAHFTSGAEDPWRLVGIRETLSTRATADVISGELSGAETRAISEDDSQVLQAAKRRILFLLEDYLVSPGGPGGPGGPGGPGGPGSGP, translated from the exons ATGCACCAGTTGACAGTTTTAGGGCTAGTGTTAGTGGCAGTGACATGCTCTGCCCTACCAAGTTCCAGCGATGGCCACAAAAGGATCGTGGTGGAGAATTTCTTCACAACCCGGGTCAACAACTTGAATCCTCAGCGGAACGAACGCTGGACGATGCGTTACTTTTCAGTGACTGAATTTTACGAGGCTGGTGGTCCAATTTTAATCTGGCTTGGAGGTAACGCGCCAATCCAAGAATACATGATTGACGAGTCCTCGTTGCTGTACGACTTGGCGCGACAGATGAACGGGGCCATCTTTGCGTTCGAATCGCGGTTCTACGGCCAGAACAGGGCTACCGA AGACGTGACCGTTGAGAGCTTGTACTTGCTGAGCACCTACCAGATCATGGGTGATCTTGCGGAGTTCGTAACTTATCTGAGGCGCAATGTCGTTCACGATGAAGATGCTCCCGTACTGGTTTCTGGTGCCGGATATGGTGGAGCACTGGCCACGTGGTTCCGCGTCCACTATCCTCACTTGGCAGATGCCGCGTGGTCATCCGGTGGTACCCACAAAGCCGTTAtgagcttcagtgagtatgccGAAGCTTGGGGTCAAACGTTGATCAACTATGGTGGCCAGGCGTGCTACAACGAGATCTTCGTTGCGTTCCACGTAATGCAGTATCTGATCGACATGGGCTTGGAGGAGATTCTGTTTGAGAAGTTCAACCTGTGTACGGAAATTAACCTACAGGATAACCTAGAGGTTCAACATTTCTTCAGAATGATGATGAAAGCCGTGCAAGAGTTTACGCTGGAAAATGACAA CTTGACAGATTTCACCAACTTCTGCGATGCCCTCATGACCCCCAACATGCCAACAGCCCTCGACTCCTTCGCCAAGTGGTTCAATACCGTGTACGCCAAAGACGAAATCTGCACAACCGTTGATCTCCAATCGACCATCCAAAACCTTAAGCAATCCGACTGGACATCACCCTCGGTGCAGTCGGGACAACGCCAATGGCTTTACCAAAAGTGCGCCGAGTTCGGGTGGTTCCCAACCACGGATTCCCCTTATCAACCGTTTGGAAGTCGCGTCCAAACCGAACTGTACACCGAAATGTGCCGTGAAGTGTTTGGCGATTTCTTCCAACCGGACTCCATTACGAGGGCCGTTCAACGATTCAACCATCGCTTTGGCGAACTTACTCCGGACGTTCGGCGGGCCCACTTCACCAGTGGAGCGGAAGATCCCTGGAGATTGGTTGGAATCAGAGAAACGCTTAGTACGCGAGCCACTGCAGATGTCATCTCAGGCGAGCTGAGCGGGGCCGAGACGAGGGCCATCTCGGAGGATGATTCCCAGGTGCTGCAGGCCGCCAAGAGGAGGATACTGTTTTTGTTGGAAGATTATCTGGTTTCGCCGGGCGGTCCAGGAGGACCGGGAGGTCCTGGAGGTCCAGGAGGCCCGGGAAGTGGACCATAA
- the LOC6041191 gene encoding putative serine protease K12H4.7 — MISRSSLVLLAGLLALANGMVREGWFETRVDHFSPRNMDTFSMRYYSNDEHAYAKGPIFVIVGSNGPIETRYLREGLFYDTAYLEGAYLFANEHRYFGHSLPVDDASTENLDFLTVDQALADLAAWIHHLRHEVVGNPQAKVILMGWGYGGSLATWFHTQFPHLSDGVWVSSGNNNADLNLPEYMESLGNTIGEFGGRDCYSTIFSSFLVAQNLIELDRSELLTEMFHLCDDLNTDNRWDTTAFLLGLQRDIEDEMMHLRNTMSTTYMCVNIQDPEIGNSLYSLRNWFAREHQYEQCVNLGFDHYMAPLLETNFDDEDLQAGHRQRLYLQCTALGFFPTTDSMYQPFGTQIDSDFYVEVCQQAFGFPTEESISQGVFRTNARFGGRQPDIANVHFTHGDIDPMMLTGITSDLNDDAPATVIPNTFFAPDLESIDYENDSPELIEAKERTRTLIDIWIYQGFEPIAV, encoded by the exons ATGATCAGCAGGTCGTCACTGGTGCTGCTGGCGGGCTTGCTAGCCCTGGCCAACGGAATGGTGCGTGAGGGTTGGTTCGAGACCCGGGTGGACCACTTTTCACCTCGTAACATGGACACGTTCTCGATGCGGTACTACTCGAACGATGAGCACGCGTACGCCAAGGGACCGATCTTTGTGATTGTGGGCTCCAACGGACCAATTGAGACGCGTTACCTGCGGGAAGGTCTGTTCTACGACACTGCTTACCTGGAGGGTGCGTACCTGTTTGCGAACGAACATCGCTACTTTGGACACAGTCTGCCCGTTGA TGATGCCAGCACGGAGAACTTGGATTTCTTGACGGTTGATCAGGCACTTGCTGACTTGGCAGCATGGATCCACCATCTGAGGCACGAGGTCGTTGGTAACCCTCAAGCCAAGGTCATCCTGATGGGTTGGGGCTACGGCGGTAGTCTCGCTACCTGGTTCCACACCCAGTTCCCGCATCTGTCCGATGGTGTGTGGGTTTCGAGTGGTAACAACAATGCCGATCTGAACCTTCCCGAGTACATGGAATCGCTGGGAAATACCATCGGGGAGTTTGGTGGCCGTGACTGTTACAGCACCATCTTCAGCAGCTTCCTGGTCGCGCAGAACTTGATCGAACTCGATCGTTCCGAGCTGCTCACCGAGATGTTCCACCTGTGCGATGATCTGAACACCGATAACCGATGGGACACGACGGCGTTCCTGCTGGGACTGCAGCGAGACATTGAAGATGAAATGATGCATCTGCGCAACACGATGTCGACCACCTACATGTGCGTCAACATCCAAGATCCGGAAATCGGCAACAGTTTGTACTCGCTGAGAAACTGGTTCGCCCGCGAGCATCAGTACGAGCAGTGCGTTAACCTTGGCTTCGATCACTACATGGCCCCACTGCTGGAGACCAACTTTGACGACGAAGATCTGCAGGCCGGACACCGCCAGCGATTGTACCTCCAGTGTACTGCCCTCGGGTTCTTCCCGACCACCGATTCGATGTACCAACCGTTTGGCACTCAAATCGACAGCGATTTCTACGTCGAAGTTTGTCAACAAGCCTTTGGCTTTCCCACCGAGGAATCCATCAGCCAGGGAGTATTCCGCACCAACGCCCGTTTCGGAGGTCGCCAGCCCGACATTGCCAACGTGCACTTTACCCACGGTGATATCGACCCGATGATGTTGACCGGGATTACGAGCGATTTGAATGACGACGCTCCGGCCACCGTGATTCCGAATACCTTCTTCGCGCCAGATCTGGAATCGATCGACTACGAGAACGATTCGCCCGAACTGATTGAAGCCAAGGAGCGAACCCGCACGCTGATTGACATCTGGATCTACCAGGGATTCGAGCCGATCGCGGTCTAA
- the LOC6041194 gene encoding putative serine protease K12H4.7: protein MVNKLVLVALLGMVAAVAIAEQRKVQITPVVQRMLNTFPKPEVPEGYVSTNPHTIGYKFRTRVDHFDPQNRATFEFEYYSNDEYYERGGPIFIFVGGDWPLEQYYIERGHFHDIAQRTNAWMFTNEHRYYGHSSPVSDYSTENLRYLTVEQAMVDLAEWIFHLRNNVVRDTNAKVILLGTGYAGAIATWARQRYPHLVDGVWASSGKIEARFNFKEYAEEIGELLRDLGNDECYSRIWRAFRTAENLMDAGRTETVTEMFNTCEPVDEENMLDVETFFFNVKAALQDAVLRGQNVEATEALCEALEESTEETDIQVIAQWLQEFYFFLDCMPFDFEAHTDAFRLTEIGYPENANLGLRQRVYQFCTEFGWFLTADSADQPFGYRVTMYFFLNFCRSVFGEWLSSEVVADGVHLTNMHFGGQNPRISNVLFTNGALDPQRDISITEYLQPRSNAIVIPGYFASPDLNAISGYNSPELIEAKHKVQQYIESWLYEPVTPYERR, encoded by the exons ATGGTGAACAAATTAGTTCTAGTCGCCTTGCTAGGCATGGTCGCAGCCGTGGCCATCGCCGAGCAGAGGAAGGTCCAAATCACGCCCGTTGTCCAGCGGATGCTCAACACCTTCCCCAAGCCGGAGGTGCCCGAGGGTTACGTGTCGACCAACCCGCACACCATCGGGTACAAGTTCCGCACCCGCGTCGATCACTTTGACCCGCAGAACCGGGCTACGTTCGAGTTCGAGTACTACTCCAACGATGAGTACTACGAGCGCGGAGGACCGATCTTCATCTTTGTCGGTGGTGACTGGCCGCTGGAGCAGTACTACATCGAGCGTGGACACTTCCACGATATTGCGCAGCGCACGAACGCCTGGATGTTCACCAACGAGCACCGCTACTACGGACACAGCTCGCCGGTTTC TGATTATTCCACGGAAAACCTCCGCTACCTGACCGTTGAACAGGCCATGGTTGACTTGGCCGAGTGGATCTTCCACTTGCGTAACAACGTGGTTCGCGATACGAACGCTAAGGTTATCCTGCTGGGAACCGGATACGCCGGTGCCATCGCTACCTGGGCCCGTCAACGTTACCCCCACCTGGTCGATGGCGTTTGGGCATCAAGTGGTAAGATCGAGGCCCGTTTCAACTTCAAAGAGTACGCAGAGGAGATCGGAGAGCTGCTCCGTGATCTCGGCAACGACGAATGCTACAGCCGTATCTGGCGTGCGTTCCGTACGGCTGAGAACCTGATGGATGCTGGCCGCACCGAAACCGTAACCGAGATGTTCAACACCTGCGAACCAGTCGACGAAGAAAACATGCTGGACGTTGAGACGTTCTTCTTTAACGTCAAGGCAGCCCTGCAGGATGCCGTCCTCCGAGGACAAAACGTTGAGGCCACCGAGGCTTTGTGCGAGGCGCTTGAAGAGAGCACCGAGGAAACCGACATCCAGGTCATCGCCCAGTGGCTGCAGGAGTTCTACTTCTTCCTCGACTGCATGCCCTTCGACTTTGAGGCTCACACCGATGCGTTCCGCCTCACGGAGATCGGCTACCCGGAAAACGCCAACCTGGGTCTTCGCCAGCGAGTGTACCAGTTCTGTACCGAGTTCGGATGGTTCTTAACGGCCGACTCGGCCGATCAGCCGTTCGGTTACCGCGTGACCATGTACTTCTTCCTGAACTTCTGCCGCAGCGTCTTCGGCGAGTGGCTGTCCAGCGAAGTGGTGGCCGACGGTGTCCACCTGACCAACATGCACTTTGGCGGCCAAAATCCGCGCATCTCCAACGTACTGTTCACCAACGGAGCGCTCGATCCGCAGCGGGATATCTCCATCACCGAGTATCTGCAGCCCCGTTCGAACGCGATCGTCATCCCCGGGTACTTTGCCAGTCCGGATTTGAACGCCATCAGCGGGTACAACTCGCCCGAACTGATCGAAGCCAAGCACAAGGTTCAGCAGTACATCGAGAGCTGGCTGTACGAGCCGGTTACGCCGTACGAGCGTCGGTAG
- the LOC6041193 gene encoding putative serine protease K12H4.7, producing MVHKLVLLTLLVTAAAAFPERKPVKIAPIIEKMLKAYPIPEVPEDYDLANSRSVRNLFRTRVDHFNPQNRDTFEFEYYSNDEFYRPGGPIFIFVGGNWGVIPYFIEQGHFRDIAYMEGAWMFTNEHRYYGTSFPVEDLSTPNLRFLTVEQAMVDLAELIYHLRHNVVRDDNARVILLGMGYGGAIATWMRQRYPHLVDGSWVSSGQVEARFNFKEYAVEIGELIRDHGDDECYSRIWRAFRTAEALMDAGRTEIVTDMFRTCDAVDEENMLDVETFFYNVKEVIQAEILLYQNVESTTRLCETLNDSDESTDLQTLASWVNATFSYFECLPFDFESTVEAHSVLDIDSIENRYLGLRQRVYQFCTEFGWFLTADSDDQPFGYRVTMYFFLNFCKATYGDWVTAEVVADGVHLTNMHFGGQDPRIANVLFINGGLDPVRDISITEYHAPRASAIVIPDYFGSADINSISGFNSPEMLEAKHQIHEHIISWLYEPVLPIVDNE from the exons ATGGTCCATAAATTAGTACTGCTGACCTTGCTGGTCACGGCCGCAGCGGCCTTCCCTGAGCGGAAACCGGTCAAGATCGCCCCGATCATAGAGAAGATGCTGAAGGCGTACCCCATCCCGGAAGTTCCCGAGGACTACGATCTCGCCAATTCGCGATCGGTTCGTAACTTGTTCCGCACTCGGGTCGACCACTTCAACCCGCAGAACCGGGATACTTTCGAGTTCGAGTACTACTCGAATGATGAGTTTTACCGTCCCGGAGGACCGATCTTCATCTTTGTCGGCGGAAACTGGGGTGTGATTCCGTACTTTATCGAGCAAGGACATTTCCGAGACATCGCATACATGGAGGGCGCATGGATGTTCACCAACGAGCACCGCTACTACGGAACTAGCTTCCCGGTGGA GGATTTATCGACGCCCAACCTTCGCTTCTTGACCGTCGAACAGGCTATGGTTGATCTTGCTGAGCTGATCTACCACCTCCGTCACAACGTGGTTCGTGACGACAATGCTCGGGTTATTTTGCTGGGCATGGGTTATGGTGGCGCCATTGCAACCTGGATGCGTCAACGGTATCCTCATCTGGTCGATGGATCGTGGGTGTCCAGTGGACAGGTCGAGGCGCGATTCAACTTTAAGGAATATGCCGTTGAGATTGGAGAATTGATCCGCGATCATGGAGATGACGAATGTTACAGCCGCATCTGGCGTGCGTTCCGAACTGCTGAAGCCCTGATGGATGCCGGTCGTACCGAAATTGTCACTGACATGTTCAGAACTTGCGACGCGGTCGATGAAGAGAACATGCTTGATGTGGAAACATTTTTCTACAATGTTAAAGAAGTTATCCAGGCTGAAATCTTGCTCTACCAGAACGTTGAAAGTACTACTAGGCTCTGCGAGACCCTCAACGACAGCGATGAATCTACCGACCTTCAAACGTTAGCTAGCTGGGTGAATGCGACCTTCTCTTACTTTGAATGCTTACCATTCGACTTTGAGTCGACCGTTGAGGCTCACAGCGTTTTGGATATCGATTCGATCGAAAACAGATACCTGGGACTGCGTCAGCGAGTCTATCAGTTCTGTACGGAGTTTGGATGGTTCCTGACCGCAGATTCGGACGACCAACCTTTTGGCTACCGCGTGACCATGTACTTCTTCCTGAACTTCTGCAAGGCCACCTACGGAGACTGGGTTACCGCTGAGGTAGTTGCCGACGGAGTTCACCTGACCAACATGCACTTTGGAGGGCAAGATCCACGTATCGCTAACGTACTGTTCATCAACGGAGGTCTTGATCCGGTTCGGGACATCTCGATCACCGAGTACCATGCTCCGCGGGCTAGTGCTATCGTTATTCCGGACTACTTTGGCAGTGCCGATATTAACTCGATCAGTGGATTCAACTCGCCGGAAATGTTGGAGGCAAAGCACCAAATTCATGAACATATCATTAGCTGGCTCTACGAGCCGGTTCTTCCCATTGTAGACAATGAATAA
- the LOC119769727 gene encoding putative serine protease K12H4.7: protein MVQKLILLALLVTVVVAFPERKSIKIAPIIEKMLKAYPIPEVPEDYDLANSRSVRNRFRTRVDHFNPQNRDTFELAYYSNDQFYRPGGPIFIFVGGNWAVNPYFIERGHFPDIAYMEGAWMFTNEHRYYGNSAPVEDLSTPNLRFLTVEQAMVDLAELIYHLRHNVVRDDNARVVLLGMGYGGAIATWMRQRYPHLVDGSWVSSGQVEARFNFKEHAVEVGELIRDHGDDECYSRIWRAFRTAEALMDAGRTEIVSDMFRTCDAIDEENMLDVETFFYNLKELIQLEVLAYKNVESTAMLCETLNSSDETTDLQVLATWLNEYFYFLECMPFDFESTVEAHSNIDINSLENSVLGLRQRVYQFCTEFGWFLTADSDDQPFGYRVTMYFFLNFCKATYGDWVTAEVVADGVHLTNMHFGGQDPRIANVLFINGGLDPVRDISITEYHAPRANAIVIPDYFGGADMTSISGFNSPELLEAKHQIHEYIISWLYEPVLPIEEN from the exons ATGGTGCAAAAATTGATACTACTAGCCCTGCTGGTTACGGTCGTAGTGGCCTTCCCGGAGCGAAAATCAATCAAGATCGCTCCAATCATAGAGAAGATGCTGAAGGCCTATCCCATCCCGGAGGTTCCCGAGGACTACGATCTCGCCAATTCGCGATCGGTTCGTAACAGGTTCCGCACCCGGGTCGACCACTTCAACCCCCAGAACCGGGATACGTTTGAGCTCGCGTACTACTCAAATGACCAGTTTTACCGTCCCGGAGGACCGATCTTCATCTTTGTCGGCGGAAACTGGGCCGTGAATCCGTACTTTATCGAGCGAGGACACTTCCCAGATATCGCGTACATGGAGGGCGCATGGATGTTCACCAACGAGCATCGCTACTACGGAAACAGTGCTCCTGTGGA GGATCTGTCAACGCCCAACCTGCGCTTCCTGACCGTCGAACAGGCTATGGTTGATCTTGCTGAGCTGATCTACCACCTCCGTCACAACGTGGTTCGCGACGACAATGCCCGGGTTGTTCTGCTGGGCATGGGTTACGGTGGTGCAATTGCGACCTGGATGCGACAGCGGTATCCTCATTTGGTCGATGGATCTTGGGTATCAAGTGGACAGGTTGAAGCTCGTTTCAACTTCAAGGAACATGCCGTTGAAGTTGGCGAATTGATTCGCGATCATGGAGATGACGAATGTTACAGCCGCATCTGGCGTGCGTTCCGTACTGCTGAAGCACTGATGGATGCCGGTCGTACCGAAATCGTCTCTGACATGTTCAGAACCTGCGACGCGATCGATGAAGAGAACATGCTTGATGTGGAAACCTTCTTCTACAATCTGAAAGAATTGATTCAGCTGGAAGTTTTGGCCTACAAGAACGTTGAAAGCACTGCTATGCTCTGCGAAACCCTCAACAGTAGCGATGAAACAACCGACTTGCAAGTATTGGCCACCTGGTTGAACGAATACTTCTACTTCTTGGAATGTATGCCTTTCGACTTTGAGTCAACCGTTGAGGCTCACAGCAATATCGATATCAACTCCCTTGAGAACAGCGTCCTGGGACTACGTCAGCGAGTCTACCAGTTCTGCACTGAGTTTGGATGGTTCCTGACCGCAGACTCGGACGATCAACCGTTTGGCTACCGCGTGACCATGTACTTCTTCCTGAACTTCTGCAAGGCCACCTACGGAGACTGGGTTACCGCTGAGGTAGTGGCTGATGGAGTCCACCTGACCAACATGCACTTTGGAGGGCAAGATCCACGTATCGCTAACGTACTGTTCATCAACGGAGGTCTTGACCCGGTTCGGGACATCTCGATCACCGAGTACCATGCTCCTCGGGCCAATGCCATTGTCATTCCGGACTACTTCGGCGGTGCCGATATGACCTCGATCAGTGGATTTAATTCGCCGGAATTGTTGGAAGCTAAGCACCAGATTCATGAATATATCATTAGCTGGCTTTACGAGCCGGTTCTTCCGATCGAGGAAAACTGA